A stretch of DNA from Mucilaginibacter daejeonensis:
ACGGCCAGCTATCAGGCTTGAGCTATTTGTAAAATAGTCCTACGCCGTACGGTCTGTTCTTTGCAGATACCGCTTGGTAAGCCATTTCCTAACCGGCTCATCGAACCATTTTAAACACGCATAGGCGATCAGTATGGCGGCAACCAACAAGGCTACGCCCATCGCCCAACCTTTTTCCAACGGTATCTTGTTATCTACAACCCACGCGGTGTACAGGTAGATCAGCGGATAATGAGTGATGTAAAGCGGATAAGAGATGTTCCCTAAAAAGCGGTTGAGTTGGAGTTGACGTCCGTCGTGCATATCGCTGCCTGCTCCCATGGCAATGATCAGCGGAAAAGCGATCATGATGCAGAACAGCTCATAAAGGCCATTCATCCATAATTGCTGGGCGTTACCTATGCGCGGCATACACAACAGGATGGTCAACAACAGGCTACACCATAAAAAGTCATTTTTCACCCGGATCACCTTACCTGATCTTGACAGCAGCATACCCGCCAGGAACGGGAATAGCAAGCGCGTGAAACCGATCGGTAATTGTATCTCGTCCAGGGTCCACCCGCCGATCACGTCGCCTTGGGGGCCCATGAGCAGGTAGTTGATGGATAAGGCGGCCGCCGCCAGAGTAAGTACCCAAAGCACCACTTTATTGCAATGCCTCAATAGCAATGCATATAAGATGTTTGCGATGTACTCAAAGAATAATGACCACGCAGGCCCGTTGAGCGGGTGCATCTCCTGCCAGCCACGTATATCCATACCTACGGTAACCGGTATCAGCGTGCAGCCGATCAGCATGATCAGCAACATGCGCCAAACCGACGTTTGATCAATGATGGGGAACAGCGTACCACCTTGTGTATAAAAGAATGCCGCCCCAATGAGCGACCCCATAATCACCATGGGTTGCAGACGCACCAAACGCCGCTTGAAGAATTCGCCTATGGTCATTTTGCCCCAACGGTCGTCATACGCGTAGGCCACCACAAAGCCCGACAGGAAGAAGAAGAAATCGACAGCCAGGTAGCCATGGTTAATGATCAGCTTGAAACGGTCGCCACCGGCAAAGGCCTCCAACACGTGAAAGATCACCACAATGATGGCGGCCACTCCGCGCAGGCCGTCAAGCGTTTCATAATGGGTCTTGGTGGGTAGGTATGCTTTGCTGGTCATATGAGTGGATATTGCGGTATAAGCTGGTCGCAGCCACTAAAAATGCAGCAATTTATCAGGGCCACCAAATTTAACCTGAAATTAAAGCGTAGTGTATTCAATGGATCGGGCCTTGAAATAGCTAGAACGACCCGCCCATTTACCGCCTCCGGATATGCGCTGCCCGCATTACAAATGATCTGTTATCTTTGCGGCATGGCTTCTGTTAAACCTTCGGTACCTAAAGGCATGCGCGATTTTTCGCCGGCCGAGATGGTCAAACGTAACTATATATTCGATACCATCAAGTCGGTGTTCCGCAAGTACGGCTACCAGCAGATCGAGACCCCGACCATGGAGAACTCGGCCACCTTGATGGGCAAATATGGTGAAGAAGGTGACCGTTTGATCTTCAAGGTGTTGAATAGCGGCGATTACCTGGCCAAGACCGATGAGCAACTGTTAGCTGCTCGCAACTCTAATGCGGTGGCCTCATCCATTTCTGAAAAAGCCCTGCGCTACGATCTTACCGTGCCTTTTGCGCGGTATGTGGTGCAGCACCAAAACGATATCACTTTCCCGTTCAAGCGTTTCCAGGTGCAGCCGGTATGGCGTGCCGACAGGCCACAAAAAGGCCGTTACCGCGAATTTTACCAGTGCGATGCTGATGTGGTGGGTTCTGACTCTTTACTGAACGAGGCCGAGTTCATCCTGATCTATGACGAAGCTTTGAGCAAGCTGGGGTTGAAAGACTTTAGCATTAAGATCAATAACCGTAAGATACTGGCCGGCATTGCCGAGATCATTGGCAAACCCGAACTGATCGTGGATATGACCGTGGCCATAGATAAGCTGGACAAGATCGGCCTTGATGGTGTGGTGAACGAGCTGCTGACCAAAGGTTTTACCCAGACCGAGATCGATCAGCTGGAACCGGTGATCCTGCTGGAGGGCAGTAATGCTGAAAAGCTGGAGAAACTGAAGGGGATACTGGCTACCTCTGAGGTGGGCCTGAATGGTATAGCCGAACTGGAGGTGATCTTCAAGTACCTGCAAAGTTTTCAACTGAACAAAGCCACCGTTGAGCTGGATATCACCCTGGCCCGCGGACTTAATTACTATACCGGTGCCATTTTCGAGGTGAAGACCAACGAGACCTTCATGGGTAGTATAGGTGGCGGTGGCCGTTATGACGACCTGACCGGCATGTTCGGCCTGAAAGGACTGACCGGTGCGGGTATCTCTTTCGGTGCCGATCGTATCTATGACGTACTGGAAGAATTAAAGCTGTTCCCGGAGACCAGCAACCAGACCACCCGCGTGCTCATTTGCCCGTTCGATGCGGAAGGTGAGGCCTATGCGTTGCCCCTGTTACAGCAACTACGCTACCAGGGCACTAATGCAGAGCTATACCCGGCAGGAGCAAAGATCAAGAAGCAATTAGATTACGCCAATAACAAAAGCATCCCCTACGTGATCGTGATCGGCAGCGACGAGATCAAGAGCGGCCTGCTCACCTTCAAGAACATGGTGACCGGCGAACAGCAAAAACTGAACGGCGCCGATATACTGGACGCAGTAGCGATATAGCCCTTTAAAGCTCGAAATCAGATTGAAACTCCCCCTCCTTTGGAGAGGGCGGGGAAAAGGTCAGAAACTTTGTAGTTTCGCCTTAACCTTTTCCATCAGCCACATCGGGGTAGATGTAGCGCCGCTGATGCCTATGGTATCGCCGGGGTTGAACATCTCGGGATGTACCTCCTCCACGGCCGATACAAAGTAAGTGTTAGGGTTATGCTTGCGGCATACCTCGAACAATACCTTGCCGTTAGATGATTTTTTACCTGATACAAATACCACCTTGTCGTACTTCACGGCAAAGCTGCCCAGGTCCTTATCGCGATTGGATACCTGGCGGCAAATAGTATCGTTAGCCTTCACTTCATACCCACGGCCGATCAGCTGATCTTTAATGTGATAAAATTTATCGGTGCTTTTGGTTGTTTGGCTGTAAAGGGTGATCTGTTGTGGCAGTTCCACATTATCCAGCTCGGCCAGGTCCTGGAAAACCAGCGCTTCACCGTTAGTTTGCCCCTGCAGGCCGATCACCTCGGCGTGGCCATGCTTGCCAAATATCACGATGTTCTCTTTGTTATCGTGCGATGTCTTGATACGGTTCTGCAATTTAAGCACTACCGGGCATGAGGCGTCGATCAAAGTAATGTTATGCTCTAATGCAAGCCGGTAAGTGTCGGGAGCCTCACCGTGGGCACGGATCAGCACCTTTTCGTTGTACAGGTCTTTCAAAGCTTCATGGTCAATAATGCGCAGGCCTTTGGCCTTCAGGCGTTCTACTTCCTCATCGTTATGAACGATATCGCCCAGGCAGTACAGATACCCATCCTCGGCCAGTATCTCTTCGGCCATATCAATGGCGTACACCACGCCAAAGCAAAAGCCCGAATCCTCATCAATGTTTACCTGTAAATTATACGCTCCCATGGTGATACAAAATTACGAAACCCCTGTCAGATACATCCTGCTGCCCTGCACTTTATTTCAACTCGATACATTTCATGGCTCACGGCCGTGATCACACCACAAGTTGCAGTATCCCGAAAAAGATGAACTGTACCAGCAACAGCACTGGGGCAACAATGGTTTGCTTTTCAAAACAGGCACGCTCGAACAGGTAAAGCAGCACCGCGCCCAGGCCGAACCAGCCAATGTAGTTCTTAAGTGGCGGATGGCCTTCGGTCCAGGTCCAGTAGTCAAAGCGGATGGCTACCGGCTCGATCAGTAGGTCAAGTGCCACCAGTATGATCGCGCCCAATAGTACCCGCAACCAAATATTACGGATACCCAGCCAACGCGTCAGGATGCCGGTACTATATACCAGCACGAACCAATTGACACCAATGGTAAGCGGAATATCGAACAGTTTGGCACCCAATGTGGCGCCGTAAGTATAATCGCCAAATATCCAATGCTTGTGCACGCCGATCCACTCGGCCACAAAACCAGCCAAAAAGGCCACTACAGCAAATAGCCAAAATCGTTTCTCATCACCATCATGAGCAATGGCTACCACGGCCAGCATCAGCATCAAATGGAAAGGCACCAGCCGCAGGAACATGGTACGCAGATCAGACACCAGGAAGCCTGCCAGACCGACGGCATGGAACAGGATGATCACGATGATGCAAATGGTGGACTTGCTCAACCTCATACCGGCCTGCCTTTCCAAACATTTTTGCGGGTCAGGTGATTTTGTATGGCCGATATACCCAGGATCAGCAAACTCAGCATTTGCAGCGGATGCAGTACCACATTATAAAAAGCATTTTGGCCCGATGATAACGAGATCATGATGCGGGTAAGGATGATGAGCCCGCACAGCATCAGGATCAGCTGCACGTTCAAGGTGGCAAAAATGAGCATTGGTCCGCCCAAGATCACCAGCAGATAACAGATAAAGCCAAAGATATTATAGTTGAACGCTGCCAAAAAGTTCTTGCTAAATCCACTGATCGCACTGCTAAAACCGGTATACATGCGGCAACTGATCAGTCCGTTGGCCAACAGGCTTTCCCCTTTCTCGCCTTTCCATTTCAGCAGCTTCATGATCTCCACATCCTCCACCACCCGGTCGCGGGCCATTTCGTGCCATTGGTAGCGCTTATATACGGCGGCATCAAATAACATAAATTGTCCGCTGGCTGCCGAAAAGCCCGGGTTTTTGGATAGATAGATCAGCTTGATGGGCAATAGGTTCAATAGCACGTAGTGCATCAGCGGCACCACCATGCGCTCGCCAATGGTGCGCATATCCTGATCGGTGAACAGGCTTAACAAGGCCAGTCTACGTAGTTGCATGCGGTACACGGCTGCGCTGATCAACCCGCTATATAATTGCTCATCGGCATCAACAAATAACAGGTACTTGCCTTTGGCCGCTTTAGCCAATTGGTGGCAGGCAAAGTTCTTACCCAACCAACCATCGGGCAGCGGCTCGCCTTTAATGACCCTGAACTGCGGGTGTTGGCTGCAAAAATCGCTGCAAAGCTGATAGGTGCCATCGGTGGAATCATCATCCAGGATGATCACCTCGTAATGCCCGTGCTCCTGCTCCAGTACCGAGTTGAGCAGCGTCAGGATATTATCCTCTTCGTTGCGTACGGGGATCAGGATGCTGACCAGGTCGGGCAAGTCGCGGTTCACCCGCCGTAGTTTAGGGTCAGATATGAAGTTAAATAATGTTACCGTGAATCGCAGGATCAGGAACAAGAAGATGATGTAGATAGCAATGATCACTGGTTATATGACGATCTGTGTTTGTTGTAGTTTGGCCTCACGATAATGCTGATCAAAGGCTTGTTTTAATTCACCAAGATCATTAAAATTTTCGTTAGATACTTTCAGGTGAACGTATGCACCCGGCTTTTTGTGCTGAAAGTTCTCGATAAAAGTTGCCGCGAACACGAACTGGAATTTGCCTGCCGCATCTTTCATGATCTTTTGCAGGCCACTTTCAAAGTGGATATCATCAACAAAGTTGGAGTACAACCTTGCTTGCGGAAAAACGACCACCACGTTACGCGGGGCACTGAGCAGATCTGCCGTATACTTGAGTGACTCGATCATGGAGCGGGAGTTCTTGAGTACCGAGTAAGCCCCACGATAGCGCAGGATCGGGTTCTTGCGCAAGGTATCTTCCAGCACCATCACCTTATAGTCCTTTTTGATAGCTGTATGGTTGAGCCAGTACAGTAAAAAGCCATCCCACCAGCTAAAATGGTTGGCCAGCAACAGCACCGACCGGTTAGGGTCTATGTCTATCTCGTTGGCTTTAAAACCATGAAAGTTGCGCCTGATGAGCCAACTGACGTAATGGTGAAAGAAACCGCCGATGAGCTTGTTTTGACGTGGGTATAGCATATAAAGGCAATATAGCTACTCTTACGCACCTTTACGGCATATCAATGCTCAACATGCAGCTGATCGGCCAGCGCTTGTTGATGAAAGGTGTTCATGCGTTGCGCCAATTCGGTAAAAGGCACTTCGCCCGCTACGCCACAATCAAAAAGATGAATAAAGGCCGAAGGTTTGAGGCTCTCAAAATAATCGATCAGTGTACAGCTGTAAATGATCTGGCAGGGCCCTTTTATCCGTTTTACCAGCCGCTCTATTCCCTGCCCGATCTCTATGTGGGTGGTATGGTTCGATATCAGTTCGCCCTGGGGGAACACCACCACCAGGTTACGCGGATCGTTACAAAGGTTGGCTGCGTAATTCAAAGATTCGATCATATCGCGCGCGCCTTTTTCGATCGAGAAGCCACCCGTGAGATTGAAGAACATGCGCTTTTCCAAATGGT
This window harbors:
- a CDS encoding acyltransferase family protein; translation: MTSKAYLPTKTHYETLDGLRGVAAIIVVIFHVLEAFAGGDRFKLIINHGYLAVDFFFFLSGFVVAYAYDDRWGKMTIGEFFKRRLVRLQPMVIMGSLIGAAFFYTQGGTLFPIIDQTSVWRMLLIMLIGCTLIPVTVGMDIRGWQEMHPLNGPAWSLFFEYIANILYALLLRHCNKVVLWVLTLAAAALSINYLLMGPQGDVIGGWTLDEIQLPIGFTRLLFPFLAGMLLSRSGKVIRVKNDFLWCSLLLTILLCMPRIGNAQQLWMNGLYELFCIMIAFPLIIAMGAGSDMHDGRQLQLNRFLGNISYPLYITHYPLIYLYTAWVVDNKIPLEKGWAMGVALLVAAILIAYACLKWFDEPVRKWLTKRYLQRTDRTA
- the hisS gene encoding histidine--tRNA ligase, with protein sequence MASVKPSVPKGMRDFSPAEMVKRNYIFDTIKSVFRKYGYQQIETPTMENSATLMGKYGEEGDRLIFKVLNSGDYLAKTDEQLLAARNSNAVASSISEKALRYDLTVPFARYVVQHQNDITFPFKRFQVQPVWRADRPQKGRYREFYQCDADVVGSDSLLNEAEFILIYDEALSKLGLKDFSIKINNRKILAGIAEIIGKPELIVDMTVAIDKLDKIGLDGVVNELLTKGFTQTEIDQLEPVILLEGSNAEKLEKLKGILATSEVGLNGIAELEVIFKYLQSFQLNKATVELDITLARGLNYYTGAIFEVKTNETFMGSIGGGGRYDDLTGMFGLKGLTGAGISFGADRIYDVLEELKLFPETSNQTTRVLICPFDAEGEAYALPLLQQLRYQGTNAELYPAGAKIKKQLDYANNKSIPYVIVIGSDEIKSGLLTFKNMVTGEQQKLNGADILDAVAI
- a CDS encoding 4-hydroxy-3-methylbut-2-enyl diphosphate reductase, with protein sequence MGAYNLQVNIDEDSGFCFGVVYAIDMAEEILAEDGYLYCLGDIVHNDEEVERLKAKGLRIIDHEALKDLYNEKVLIRAHGEAPDTYRLALEHNITLIDASCPVVLKLQNRIKTSHDNKENIVIFGKHGHAEVIGLQGQTNGEALVFQDLAELDNVELPQQITLYSQTTKSTDKFYHIKDQLIGRGYEVKANDTICRQVSNRDKDLGSFAVKYDKVVFVSGKKSSNGKVLFEVCRKHNPNTYFVSAVEEVHPEMFNPGDTIGISGATSTPMWLMEKVKAKLQSF
- a CDS encoding carotenoid biosynthesis protein, which encodes MRLSKSTICIIVIILFHAVGLAGFLVSDLRTMFLRLVPFHLMLMLAVVAIAHDGDEKRFWLFAVVAFLAGFVAEWIGVHKHWIFGDYTYGATLGAKLFDIPLTIGVNWFVLVYSTGILTRWLGIRNIWLRVLLGAIILVALDLLIEPVAIRFDYWTWTEGHPPLKNYIGWFGLGAVLLYLFERACFEKQTIVAPVLLLVQFIFFGILQLVV
- a CDS encoding glycosyltransferase — its product is MIIAIYIIFLFLILRFTVTLFNFISDPKLRRVNRDLPDLVSILIPVRNEEDNILTLLNSVLEQEHGHYEVIILDDDSTDGTYQLCSDFCSQHPQFRVIKGEPLPDGWLGKNFACHQLAKAAKGKYLLFVDADEQLYSGLISAAVYRMQLRRLALLSLFTDQDMRTIGERMVVPLMHYVLLNLLPIKLIYLSKNPGFSAASGQFMLFDAAVYKRYQWHEMARDRVVEDVEIMKLLKWKGEKGESLLANGLISCRMYTGFSSAISGFSKNFLAAFNYNIFGFICYLLVILGGPMLIFATLNVQLILMLCGLIILTRIMISLSSGQNAFYNVVLHPLQMLSLLILGISAIQNHLTRKNVWKGRPV
- a CDS encoding 1-acyl-sn-glycerol-3-phosphate acyltransferase is translated as MLYPRQNKLIGGFFHHYVSWLIRRNFHGFKANEIDIDPNRSVLLLANHFSWWDGFLLYWLNHTAIKKDYKVMVLEDTLRKNPILRYRGAYSVLKNSRSMIESLKYTADLLSAPRNVVVVFPQARLYSNFVDDIHFESGLQKIMKDAAGKFQFVFAATFIENFQHKKPGAYVHLKVSNENFNDLGELKQAFDQHYREAKLQQTQIVI
- a CDS encoding lysophospholipid acyltransferase family protein, which gives rise to MIPHRRNKFVSDWFAKYMRYRIFKAFNRVVVTPFEPKEGHSILLLCNHFSWWDGFLANYLAFWHLKRTLFIMMQRDHLEKRMFFNLTGGFSIEKGARDMIESLNYAANLCNDPRNLVVVFPQGELISNHTTHIEIGQGIERLVKRIKGPCQIIYSCTLIDYFESLKPSAFIHLFDCGVAGEVPFTELAQRMNTFHQQALADQLHVEH